One segment of Streptomyces sp. NBC_01463 DNA contains the following:
- a CDS encoding VCBS repeat-containing protein, translated as MSISARALRAAAALAVLASVGGALPATGAAAREAPPAAAAPARISTTGVWGLDFGGGVLNTVERFTNDMQYVLSRRISADGTSVGEPLRGAFAGVYATGDHLERVQCDAGSCVPLTAAGNGHYGVTEVTSGGLETVKVWVDPNELYYAPDAQFPAANIVDLTGRYSVVDAGSPSRQYVLGVQKYRLTQEEWTRKPTAAAVWGTRLWAASATAGAVTSTDIARKKVMETVATGAPCVIKELRVVGRWVYWNCGSAGPAGVYDRTSKRSVSVPSGPALVGDGFLVRHDRAAGKLMLTDFHTGTVAAPRAVADVPAGTVADQRRLTWAVDKFGGDIAYLDSTATVHIVPSGVSAQPLAKIASDPATNDIYIGGADGLPDRSSTWQFNKPVNWTFTVKDWLGRTVRTMKGEPGTEVDVTWDGTTDTGGYTRSGPHTWSLKATAADGGGTYTTSGSVGVAGGEEGFHDQGYYAFGDLVTLNSSGALTVQFGQIAGRFDGKTSGSGWPAGTLAVPFADTGSDRCAELLVRLPGGELRQYAGRCGTSGYTPASSHLSVGKGWQQYDVLTSPGDVNGDGRADLVARQTSTGDMYFYAGAAGGKFAARVKIFNNWKTYAQITGAGDLTGDGRPDLLGHDRSGGLWRYDGRADGTFAPRVKVFSDWGRTYDTVVGIGDLSGDGRHDIVVRDSAGKLFRNDGNGKGSFGARTPIATGWQVYKGIY; from the coding sequence TTGTCCATATCTGCCCGTGCACTCAGGGCGGCGGCAGCGCTGGCCGTGCTCGCCTCCGTCGGCGGGGCGCTGCCCGCCACCGGCGCTGCCGCCCGGGAGGCCCCGCCGGCAGCCGCCGCTCCGGCCAGGATCAGCACGACGGGTGTCTGGGGTCTGGACTTCGGCGGCGGCGTGCTGAACACGGTGGAGCGCTTCACCAACGACATGCAGTACGTCCTGTCGCGCCGGATCAGTGCGGACGGGACGTCCGTGGGCGAGCCGCTGCGCGGGGCGTTCGCGGGCGTGTACGCGACCGGGGACCACCTGGAGCGGGTGCAGTGCGACGCCGGTTCCTGCGTTCCCCTGACCGCTGCGGGCAACGGCCACTACGGCGTGACCGAGGTGACGTCCGGCGGTCTGGAGACCGTGAAGGTCTGGGTGGATCCCAACGAGCTGTACTACGCCCCGGACGCGCAGTTCCCCGCGGCGAACATCGTGGACCTGACCGGCCGCTACTCGGTCGTCGACGCGGGATCACCGTCCAGGCAGTACGTACTGGGGGTCCAGAAGTACCGCCTCACCCAGGAGGAATGGACGCGCAAACCCACCGCCGCCGCGGTGTGGGGGACCAGGCTCTGGGCCGCGAGTGCCACGGCGGGTGCCGTCACCTCGACCGACATCGCGCGGAAGAAGGTCATGGAGACGGTCGCCACCGGCGCCCCTTGCGTGATCAAGGAACTGCGGGTGGTCGGACGCTGGGTCTACTGGAACTGCGGCTCGGCCGGACCGGCGGGGGTCTACGACCGTACGTCGAAGAGATCCGTCTCCGTGCCGTCGGGGCCCGCGCTCGTCGGCGACGGATTCCTGGTCCGGCACGACCGGGCGGCCGGCAAGCTGATGCTCACGGACTTCCACACGGGGACTGTCGCGGCGCCGCGAGCGGTTGCCGATGTGCCGGCCGGAACGGTCGCCGACCAGCGGCGGCTCACCTGGGCGGTGGACAAGTTCGGCGGGGACATCGCCTACCTCGACTCCACGGCCACCGTGCACATCGTGCCCAGCGGGGTATCGGCCCAGCCGCTCGCGAAGATCGCGTCCGATCCCGCCACGAACGACATCTACATCGGGGGTGCGGACGGCCTCCCGGACCGGTCGAGCACCTGGCAGTTCAACAAGCCCGTGAACTGGACGTTCACCGTCAAGGACTGGCTCGGGCGCACCGTACGCACCATGAAGGGCGAACCGGGCACGGAGGTCGACGTCACCTGGGACGGCACCACCGACACCGGCGGCTACACCCGCAGCGGGCCCCACACCTGGTCCCTGAAGGCGACGGCCGCCGACGGTGGCGGCACGTACACCACCAGCGGGAGTGTCGGTGTCGCCGGCGGCGAGGAAGGCTTCCACGACCAGGGCTACTACGCCTTCGGCGACCTGGTCACCCTCAACTCCTCCGGTGCCCTGACCGTTCAGTTCGGGCAGATCGCGGGACGCTTCGACGGCAAGACGTCCGGCTCCGGATGGCCGGCGGGCACTCTCGCCGTGCCGTTCGCGGACACCGGCAGCGACCGTTGCGCCGAACTGCTCGTCCGGCTTCCGGGCGGCGAGCTCCGTCAGTACGCGGGCCGCTGCGGCACGTCGGGATACACGCCTGCGAGCAGTCACCTCTCGGTCGGGAAGGGCTGGCAGCAGTACGACGTGCTGACCTCGCCCGGTGATGTGAACGGGGACGGCCGGGCCGATCTCGTCGCACGGCAGACGAGCACCGGCGACATGTACTTCTACGCGGGTGCGGCCGGCGGGAAGTTCGCGGCCAGGGTGAAGATCTTCAACAACTGGAAGACGTACGCGCAGATCACGGGCGCGGGGGACCTCACCGGCGACGGCCGCCCCGACCTGCTCGGGCACGACCGCAGCGGAGGCCTGTGGCGGTACGACGGCCGGGCCGACGGCACGTTCGCGCCGCGGGTGAAGGTGTTCTCGGACTGGGGGCGTACGTACGACACCGTCGTGGGCATCGGGGATCTGTCGGGCGACGGCAGGCACGACATCGTCGTACGCGACTCGGCGGGGAAGCTCTTCCGCAACGACGGTAACGGCAAGGGGTCGTTCGGGGCCCGAACCCCGATCGCCACCGGATGGCAGGTCTACAAGGGGATCTACTGA
- a CDS encoding FG-GAP-like repeat-containing protein — MRAVAPVAGGVSRVSLANGVLATRESNGSDEAFYRRMVTATPAGLTVGGPELLGHTDAAYVGPYPSGDGHVFELYRYEAGTTSVSSVGDEDDRRSLRMDADLDSVVEITGRYAVINGSNPVLQYIGDLGESPSIVVSRPVRAASVWGTTLWSATTAKGVLTAQDLKTRKITRTIDTGLPCVFKELQAVGRWVYWSCGPTGQAGVWDVTAGKNIGVPRGEALIGDGYLVQHDRSTGQLMLTGFQDGTANDTHAIGEVPDTAERGVTWTVDRFGGPVAYIAADQGVYLVSSGVARQPVAVVETEAGGSTGWANPWKATWLMSRPVGSWRIVIRNKATGTVVRTMDGLPNAGGVSGSATWNGRNDKGGYVPNGAYVWTLSAKPLDGKGPDASTSGTLKLTGGAAVPRDFVGRDGFGDLLVFTSNGDSAFRAGTGTGRVDSYEPGSMDWYGAKAVTEAVPFDDVSGDRCNDVLVRIPSGELRAYKPKCGGALYNTTAYTRVGGGWNVYDELTSPGDLTGDGRADLLAREKATGYLYLYESRGAGVFKARVKIGTGWKGYLLAGAGDVTGDGRGDLLARDAAGVLWRYAGTGKGTLAARVKVGGGWQVYNSLVGVGDLSGDGKADLLARDTSGVLWSYRGDGKGLFSARTRVGGGWQTYSRLA; from the coding sequence GTGCGTGCGGTCGCTCCGGTCGCAGGAGGGGTCAGCCGGGTCTCGCTGGCCAACGGCGTGCTGGCGACCAGGGAGTCGAACGGCTCCGATGAGGCCTTCTACCGCCGGATGGTGACGGCCACGCCTGCGGGGCTCACTGTGGGCGGTCCCGAGCTCCTGGGTCACACGGACGCCGCATACGTGGGTCCCTACCCGAGCGGTGACGGCCACGTGTTCGAGTTGTACCGCTATGAGGCCGGCACCACGAGTGTCAGCTCGGTGGGTGACGAGGACGACCGGCGGTCGTTGCGCATGGACGCGGACCTGGACTCGGTGGTCGAGATCACCGGGCGCTACGCGGTCATCAACGGCAGCAACCCGGTGCTCCAGTACATCGGTGATCTCGGGGAGAGCCCCTCCATCGTCGTGTCCCGTCCGGTCAGAGCCGCGTCCGTGTGGGGCACCACGCTGTGGTCGGCCACGACGGCGAAGGGGGTGCTGACCGCACAGGATCTCAAGACGAGGAAGATCACCCGGACGATCGACACCGGTCTGCCTTGCGTGTTCAAGGAACTCCAGGCGGTCGGACGGTGGGTCTACTGGTCGTGCGGGCCGACCGGACAGGCCGGGGTATGGGACGTCACGGCAGGCAAGAACATCGGGGTGCCCCGCGGCGAAGCGCTCATCGGCGACGGCTATCTGGTGCAGCACGACAGGAGCACCGGACAGCTGATGCTCACCGGCTTCCAGGACGGCACGGCGAACGACACCCATGCCATCGGTGAGGTGCCGGACACCGCTGAGCGCGGGGTGACCTGGACGGTGGACAGGTTCGGTGGTCCGGTCGCCTACATCGCGGCCGACCAAGGCGTGTATCTCGTATCGAGCGGGGTGGCGAGGCAGCCGGTCGCGGTCGTCGAGACCGAGGCCGGCGGCAGCACCGGATGGGCCAACCCCTGGAAGGCCACCTGGCTGATGTCCCGGCCGGTGGGCTCCTGGAGGATCGTCATCAGGAACAAGGCCACCGGCACGGTCGTACGCACCATGGACGGCCTGCCGAACGCGGGTGGCGTATCGGGCTCGGCGACCTGGAACGGCCGCAACGACAAGGGTGGTTACGTGCCTAACGGCGCGTACGTCTGGACGCTGTCGGCCAAGCCGCTCGACGGGAAGGGGCCGGACGCGAGCACCTCGGGCACCCTGAAGCTGACCGGTGGTGCGGCAGTGCCGCGTGACTTTGTGGGGCGTGACGGTTTCGGCGACCTCCTGGTGTTCACGTCGAACGGAGACTCCGCGTTCCGGGCCGGTACGGGGACGGGCCGGGTGGACTCGTACGAGCCGGGCAGCATGGACTGGTACGGCGCCAAAGCGGTGACGGAAGCGGTGCCGTTCGACGATGTGAGCGGTGACCGGTGCAATGACGTCCTGGTGCGGATCCCGAGCGGTGAACTGCGGGCGTACAAGCCGAAGTGTGGTGGTGCGCTGTACAACACGACTGCGTACACGCGGGTCGGTGGTGGCTGGAACGTGTACGACGAATTGACGTCGCCGGGTGATCTCACGGGTGACGGGCGTGCGGATCTGCTGGCCCGGGAGAAGGCGACGGGCTATCTGTATCTGTACGAGAGCAGGGGTGCCGGTGTCTTCAAGGCGCGGGTGAAGATCGGTACGGGTTGGAAGGGCTATCTGCTGGCGGGTGCCGGGGATGTGACCGGGGACGGCAGGGGTGATCTGCTGGCGCGGGATGCGGCCGGGGTGTTGTGGCGGTATGCCGGGACGGGCAAGGGCACGCTGGCGGCGCGGGTGAAGGTCGGCGGTGGCTGGCAGGTGTACAACTCGCTGGTGGGCGTGGGTGATCTGAGCGGCGACGGCAAGGCCGATCTGCTGGCCCGGGACACGTCCGGGGTGCTGTGGAGCTACCGGGGCGACGGCAAGGGGCTGTTCTCGGCCCGGACGAGGGTCGGGGGCGGCTGGCAGACGTACTCCAGGCTCGCCTGA
- a CDS encoding amino acid permease, protein MTNNPGGAPPENPSPPPPPPSPAPPADSDEARLAELGYTQVLARRMSAFSNYAVSFTIISVLSGCLTLYLFGMNTGGPVLITWGWVGVGLMTLFVGLAMAEICSAYPTSAGLYFWAHRLAPPRSAAAWAWFTGWFNVLGQVAVTAGIDFGAASFLGAYLNLQFDFEVTPGRTILLFAAILLLHGLLNTFGVRIVAILNSVSVWWHVLGVAVIVGALTFVPDSHQSASFVFTEFVNNTGWGSGFYVVMIGLLMAQYTFTGYDASAHMTEETHDAATAGPRGIVQSIWTSWIAGFVLLLGFTFAIQSYDGALGSPTGAPPAQILLDALGATTGKLLLLVVIGAQLFCGMASVTANSRMIYAFSRDGALPFSRVWHTVSPRTRTPVAAVWLAATGALVLGLPYLINVTAYAAVTSIAVIGLYIAYVIPTLLRLLRGDDFRPGPWHLGRWSRPIGIVAVVWVVVITVLFMLPQVSPVTWETFNYAPVAVLVVLGFAATWWFASARHWFLNPDHKRTIARNTPR, encoded by the coding sequence ATGACAAACAACCCAGGCGGCGCGCCGCCCGAGAACCCGTCCCCGCCGCCCCCGCCACCCTCTCCCGCCCCACCCGCAGACTCGGACGAGGCGCGGCTGGCCGAGCTCGGCTACACACAGGTCCTCGCGCGCCGGATGTCCGCGTTCTCCAACTACGCGGTCTCGTTCACGATCATCTCGGTGCTCTCCGGCTGCCTGACCCTCTACCTGTTCGGCATGAACACCGGCGGCCCGGTCCTGATCACCTGGGGCTGGGTCGGCGTCGGCCTGATGACGCTGTTCGTCGGTCTGGCGATGGCCGAGATCTGTTCGGCGTACCCGACCTCCGCGGGCCTGTACTTCTGGGCCCACCGGCTGGCCCCGCCCCGCTCGGCGGCCGCGTGGGCGTGGTTCACGGGGTGGTTCAACGTGCTGGGGCAGGTCGCCGTGACCGCCGGGATCGACTTCGGGGCGGCGTCGTTCCTGGGGGCGTACCTGAACCTCCAGTTCGACTTCGAGGTCACCCCGGGCCGCACGATCCTCCTCTTCGCCGCCATCCTGCTGCTGCACGGCCTGCTGAACACGTTCGGCGTGCGGATCGTCGCGATCCTCAACAGCGTCAGCGTCTGGTGGCACGTGCTCGGGGTCGCGGTGATCGTCGGCGCGCTGACGTTCGTACCGGACTCGCACCAGTCGGCCTCGTTCGTCTTCACCGAGTTCGTGAACAACACCGGGTGGGGCAGCGGCTTCTACGTGGTGATGATCGGGCTGCTGATGGCCCAGTACACCTTCACCGGCTACGACGCCTCCGCCCACATGACGGAGGAGACGCACGACGCCGCGACCGCCGGCCCGCGCGGCATCGTCCAGTCGATCTGGACCTCGTGGATCGCCGGATTCGTCCTGCTGCTCGGCTTCACCTTCGCCATCCAGTCGTACGACGGAGCCCTCGGCTCACCGACCGGGGCCCCGCCCGCCCAGATCCTCCTCGACGCCCTGGGCGCGACCACGGGCAAGCTGCTGCTCCTGGTGGTGATCGGCGCCCAGCTCTTCTGCGGCATGGCGTCCGTGACCGCGAACAGCAGGATGATCTACGCCTTCTCCCGGGACGGCGCCCTGCCGTTCTCCCGCGTCTGGCACACGGTGAGCCCCCGCACCAGGACCCCCGTGGCGGCGGTCTGGCTGGCCGCCACCGGCGCGCTTGTCCTGGGCCTCCCGTACCTGATCAACGTCACCGCGTACGCGGCCGTCACCTCCATCGCGGTGATCGGCCTCTACATCGCCTACGTCATCCCCACCCTGCTCCGCCTCCTGCGCGGCGACGACTTCCGCCCCGGCCCCTGGCACCTGGGCCGCTGGTCCCGCCCCATCGGCATCGTCGCGGTGGTGTGGGTCGTGGTGATCACGGTGCTCTTCATGCTGCCCCAGGTGTCGCCCGTCACCTGGGAGACCTTCAACTACGCCCCGGTCGCGGTCCTGGTGGTCCTGGGCTTCGCCGCCACCTGGTGGTTCGCCTCGGCCCGCCACTGGTTCCTCAATCCGGATCACAAACGCACGATCGCCCGCAATACTCCCCGCTGA
- a CDS encoding lipase family protein, with product MLRRHAPHLPAAAAVTATAVAALALTASSGQAATAGGQSRVESRPAVLAADNGDVLSSESGVFYLDPLKAIKVKATVHRIMYRTTDRTGKVIVVTGTVLNPATSPYGERPIVAFAPGTQGLADKCAPSHQMADGTEYEALPIKRLLDRGYAVVVTDYQGLGTPGVHTYMTREAQGRAVLDSVRAAQRLDAVDLPDAGPVALYGYSQGGGATASAAELAPTYAPELKIKGAVVGAPPADMNKVADSMDGSAYGAFFNYALSGLATAYGIDIDPYLTAHGKRVTNDLRDNLCTTQALAKYPFLNSRFLTVDGRPLTERLKRAPWNAIVADQRLGERKPAVPVLLSHSALDDVIPQQVGKDLAADWCRLGVTVRFAGNIVPGHIAATEATSADGLPWLADRFAGESAPSTC from the coding sequence GTGTTGCGTCGTCACGCCCCCCACCTGCCTGCCGCGGCCGCCGTCACTGCCACCGCCGTTGCCGCGCTCGCCCTCACCGCCTCGTCCGGTCAGGCGGCCACCGCCGGCGGCCAGTCGCGAGTTGAGTCACGGCCGGCCGTTCTGGCTGCCGACAACGGTGATGTGCTCAGCTCGGAGTCGGGTGTCTTCTACCTGGACCCGCTCAAGGCGATCAAGGTCAAGGCGACCGTGCACCGGATCATGTACCGCACCACCGACCGCACCGGCAAGGTCATCGTCGTCACCGGCACCGTGCTGAACCCCGCGACGTCCCCGTACGGTGAACGCCCGATCGTCGCGTTCGCCCCCGGCACGCAGGGCCTGGCGGACAAGTGCGCCCCCTCGCACCAGATGGCCGACGGCACCGAGTACGAGGCGCTGCCCATCAAGCGGCTCCTGGACCGGGGTTATGCCGTGGTGGTGACGGACTACCAGGGGCTCGGCACGCCCGGAGTCCACACGTACATGACCCGCGAGGCGCAGGGCCGCGCGGTCCTGGACTCCGTCAGGGCGGCCCAGCGCCTGGACGCGGTGGATCTCCCGGACGCCGGTCCGGTCGCGCTCTACGGCTACTCCCAGGGCGGCGGCGCCACGGCGTCCGCCGCCGAACTGGCCCCCACCTACGCGCCCGAGCTGAAGATCAAGGGCGCCGTCGTCGGCGCTCCGCCCGCGGACATGAACAAGGTGGCCGACAGCATGGACGGCTCCGCCTACGGGGCCTTCTTCAACTACGCCCTCTCCGGCCTGGCCACCGCGTACGGCATCGACATCGACCCGTACCTGACCGCCCATGGCAAGCGCGTGACGAACGACCTGCGCGACAACCTGTGCACGACCCAGGCCCTCGCCAAGTACCCGTTCCTGAACTCGCGTTTCCTGACCGTGGACGGGCGCCCGCTCACCGAGCGCCTCAAGCGTGCCCCGTGGAACGCGATCGTGGCCGACCAGCGGCTCGGCGAGCGCAAGCCCGCCGTACCCGTCCTGCTCTCGCACAGCGCCCTGGACGACGTCATCCCCCAGCAGGTCGGCAAGGACCTGGCCGCCGACTGGTGCCGGCTGGGCGTGACGGTCAGGTTCGCGGGCAACATCGTCCCCGGACACATCGCAGCGACCGAGGCGACCAGTGCCGACGGACTCCCCTGGCTCGCGGACCGCTTCGCGGGGGAGTCCGCCCCGAGCACCTGCTGA